The sequence GCCCGAACGTCGCGGCCATGCCCGCTATTCGATGCCCTTCTTCCTGCATCCCGCGCCCGATTTCGTGATCGAGACGCTGCCCGGCTGTATGCAGGACCGGCCCAATCGCTATCCAGAGCCGATCAGCAGCCATGATTATCTGCAGGAGCGGCTGGTCGAGATCGGGCTGGTCAAGAAGTAAAGCTTTCTTCCCCTCGCCTTCCCGCAACGGCTAGGGGAGGGCGATCCAGGGGAGACCGCATGACCGCACCGCTTCGTATCGCATTGGCCGGGCTCGGCACCGTCGGCGCGGGCGTGATCCGCCTGCTCGACACCAATGGCGAACTGATCGCTCGGAGGGCGGGGCGTGCCATCGAAGTGGTCGCGGTCTCGGCGCGGGATCGTTCGAAGGATCGCGGCGTCGATATTTCGCGGTTCGACTGGGTCGACGATCCTGTCGGGCTGGCGGAACATGCGGACGCCGATGTCGTGGTTGAACTGATCGGCGGATCGGACGGACCGGCGCTGACTCTGGCGCGTAAATCGCTTGCCGCGGGCAAGAGCGTGGTCACCGCCAACAAGGCGATGATCGCGCATCATGGTCTTGAACTGGCGCGGGCGGCCGAGAGCGCCGACCTCGCGCTCAAGTTCGAGGCGGCGGTCGCGGGCGGCGTGCCGGTGATCAAGGGACTGCGCGAGGGTGCCGCGGCCAACGTCATCGGCCGCGTCTATGGCATCCTCAACGGCACCTGCAATTTCATCCTGTCGAAGATGGAGGCTGAGGGCCGCGATTTCGCCGATATCCTCAGCGAAGCGCAGCGGCTGGGCTATGCCGAAGCCGATCCGAGCTTCGACATCGACGGCGTCGATGCCGCGCACAAGCTTTCGATCCTCGCCAGCCTGGCGTTCGGCGCGCAGCCGGCGTTCGGCGACGTCGCGATCACCGGCGTGCGCCATGTCATCGCCGCCGACATCGCCGAAGCGGCAGCGCTGGGCTACCGGGTGCGGCTGCTGGGCGTGGCGGATTCGGGGCCGCACGGGCTGTTCCAGCGCGTCCATCCGCACCTCGTGCCGATCAGCCATCCGCTAGCGCATGTCACCGGATCGACCAATGCAGTGGTGGCGGAAGGGAATTTCGCCGGGCGGCTGCTGTTCCAGGGCGCGGGGGCGGGCGACGGACCGACCGCCTCCGCCGTGGTCGCCGACCTGATCGACATCGCCCGTGGCGAGTTTGGTCCGCCTTATGCGATGCCCGCCGACGCGCTGGCGGCGCAGGGCGCGGCGGACAGCGGCGAGCGGCGCGGGCGTGCCTATCTGCGCTTCACCGTGCCCGACCGGGTCGGCGTGCTGGCGGAGATCGCCGCGGCGATGCGCGATGCGGGCGTGTCTATCGAAAGCCTGATCCAGCGCGGCGCGAGCGAGGATGACAGCGTGCTGCTGGCGATCGTCACCCACGAAGCGCCCGAGCGGTCGGTTGCGCAGGCGCTGGAGAAACTGCGCGGATCGCAGGCGCTCGCCGGTGAGCCGATGTGGATGCACATCCTCGGCGATTAGGCGCTATTTGTCGGTCGCGTCGAGCGGCGCGGTGACCAGCGTCTTGCCTTTGCTCGGGCACACCGGGGCGCCAACGACACCACAGGCCATGCCGGTGTTGCGCACCGCCAGATTCTTACCATCGACCTTTTCCGAAGGAAGGTCGGTCAGCCGGTAGCGCGCATTGCGATCGCGCGGCACGGCGACGATCGGGATCCGCGTAGCGCCAGGTCGCGCCCGCGCCGCGATACGCACGACCTTGGCGCGCCGGGCGCGCTGCGGATCGGGAGCGGGGGCGGCGGTGACGCCGGCAAGGGCAAAAGCGAGGAGCAGCATGCACGATCAAACGTGCATCCGCCGCGATGTATCCCTGCCATTGTCAGGGCGGTGTCTAGCGCAATTTGTAGCGGACACCGCCGCCCGAGCTGACAGTCACGCTGGCGCCGACCGATCCGCAATGGACGATGAAGGCGCCCTTGCCGCATTCGGCGAAGCCCTGCGCCTCGGGCGTCCACACCATATCGTCCTGGGCATGGGCGTTGCTCGTGCGCCTGGTCGAGACCACGAACGGCGTCTGGTAGCGATAGGCCTCGCGCGTGGCGCAGACGACGATCTCGCCATCGTCCTTGGGCTGGCGGCAGCGCACCACCGCGCTCGTCTTCTCGCGATACTCGGCATAGGCGGCGGCGACGTTGGTCGAATCCTGAAGCGCCAGCATGATCGGCAACAGCAACGCCGCTCTCCTTCCCGATATGCCCCGATCGAAACATTGCCGAAACCTTGTGGCCGAAATGCGATGCGACAACGGTATCGGCATCGACAATCCGGCGCCGCGCTCCTATCGGGTCGGCCAAGACTTTTGAGGGGATTTCACATCACCATGCAGCAGCCCGCCAGCCAGACGCTGGACCGCGTCCTCGTCCTCGAAATGGTCCGCGTCACCGAAGCCGCGGCGATCGCCGCATCGACGCTGATCGGGCGCGGCGACGAGAAGGCTGCGGACCATGAAGCGGTCGAGGCGATGCGCGATGCGCTCAACAAGCTGCCGCTCGACGGCACCGTCGTGATCGGCGAAGGCGAGCGCGACGAAGCGCCGATGCTCTATATCGGCGAGAAGGTCGGCGCGGCGCAGGGCAGCGGCCCCAGGATCGACATCGCGCTCGACCCGCTGGAGGGCACGACGATCTGCGCCAAGGCCGGCCCCAACGCGCTGGCGGTACTGGCGGTTGCCGAGGAAGGCGGTCTTCTTAACGCGCCCGACGTCTATATGGACAAGATCGCGGTCGGCCCGGGCTATCCCGAGGGCGTGATCGATCTCGCCAAGTCGCCTACCGAGAACGTCAAGGCGATCGCTGCCGCCAAGGGCGTGCAGCCCAATGAGATCATCGCCTGCGTGCTCGATCGCCCTCGCCACGAGAAGCTGATCGCCGAGCTGCGCGGCGTCGGCTGTGGCGTGATGCTGATCGGCGATGGTGACGTCGCCGGGGTGATCGCGACCACCGATCCCGACACGACGATCGACGTCTATATGGGTTCGGGCGGCGCGCCTGAGGGCGTGCTGGCCTGTGCGGCGCTGCGCTGCGTCGGCGGCCAGTTCAAGGGACGGCTGCTGTTCCGCAACGACGACGAGCGCGCCCGCGCGCGGAAGTGGGGGATCGAGGATCTCGACAAGATCTACGACCTCACCGAACTCGCCCGTGGTGATTGCATCTTCGCCGCGACCGGCGTGACTGACGGTTCGCTGCTCGAAGGCGTCAAGCGCCTGAAGGGCAAGATGACCACCGAGAGCGTGGTGATGCGCGCCAGTTCGGGCACGGTGCGCTGGATCAAGGGCGAGCATCGCAACTGATGGCGATCGCGCTGCTGATCGCGTCGCTGGCAGCGCTGTACTGGTTTCAACGCAACGATGTCCGCAACTTCCAGCGGTTCCGCGAGGTCGAGGACACGAAGACGCGCCAGCGCGCCTTTCTGCGCTGGGCGGCGGGCGCATGCGCGATGTTCCTCGGCGTGCCGCTCATCGGGCTGGCGACCCTCGGCCGCTTCGATGCGCTGACCGAATTTCCCGAGGAATTCTGGAGCGTCGCGCTGGAAGTCCCGGCGATCCAAACCGGCGGCGTCGCAATGGGTGCGGCGATCGGGGCGGTGATCGGCGGCGCGATCGCCGGCGCACTGATCGCGCTGCGCCGCGGCAAGGCGGCCAGGCCGCCCAAGGGCATGGACATCACCCCGTTGCTGCCGCGCAACCGCGCCGAACTGCTCCATGTCGTGCCGCTGGCGATCAACGCCGGGATCAGCGAGGAAATATTCTTCCGCGTCTATCTGCCGTTGCTGCTGGTGCTGGCGGGCGTCCCGGGCTGGATCGCCTTTGTCGCATCGGCGCTGATCTTCGGGGCGATGCACCGCTATCAGGGCGTGCTGGGCGTGGCGGTGACGCTGGTGCTCGGAATGGTCTTCACCGCGCTCTATCTGGCGAGCGGCGGGCTGTTGGTGCCGATCCTGTTCCACCTGCTGATCAACGCCAATGCCCTGCTGTTCCGCCCGGCGGTCCAGCTCCGGTTTCGTCGCCCCGCCGATTGACAGGCGCGGCGCGGGGTTCTCCAACGCTTCTCGAATAATGGGAGTTCGGCATGCGCAAACTTGGTCTGGTTGCTCTCGCGGCGATTGCCGTCCCGCTCGCCCCGGCGCCCGCGCAGCAAGCCGCGCCCGTCGCCGGCGCGCCGGTCGAGGCCGCCTTCACCTATCAGGAGGTGATGATCCCGATGCGCGACGGCATCACCCTGCAGACGGTGATCCTCCGCCCCAGGGACAAGACCGGCAAGCTGCCGATCCTGCTCCAGCGCACGCCCTATGGCGTTCCCGGCCAGGCGCCGCCGGCGGGGCCGGCTTCGTGGAAATATCTCGCCGAGGACGGCTACATCATGGTCTTCCAGAACATGCGCGGCCAGTTCAAATCGGGCGGCGATTTCACCATGTCGATGGCGCTCCAGCCCAAGGGGGCGAAGGGTGTCGACGAGGCGACCGACGCCTATGACACCATCGACTGGCTGGTGAAGCATGTCGCCGACAACAACGGCAAGGTCGGGATGTGGGGTGTTTCCTATCCCGGCTACGCGGCCGCGGTCGCGCTGGCCAGGCCGCATCCCGCGCTCAAGGCCGTCAGCCCGCAGGCGGCGTGGAACGACTGGTGGATCAACGACGATCTCCATCGCAATGGCGCGATGCGGCTGAGCTACGCCACCGACTGGTTGTTCTCGCTGCAAAACAACGATTCCGGCAACGGCTTCGATTATGGCGGCAAGACCCCGGTCGATACCTATGACTGGTTTCTGAAGCTCGGCCCGGTCGCCAATCTCGATCGGCTTTATTTCAAGGGCAGCGTGCCGCGCCTGACCGAGATCATCGAGCATCCCGATTATGACGATTTCTGGAAAAGCCAGCGCTGGACCGACCGGCTGGGCGTGACGACGGTGCCGACGCTGCACGTCGCCGGCTTCTGGGATCAGGAGGATCCGCTCGGCACCTGGAAAATCTACGAGAAGATGGAGGAGAAGGATCCCAAGGGGCTCAACATGATCGTCGCCGGCCCCTGGGCGCACGGAACTTGGCACACCACCAACGACAAGGTCGGCTATGTGCCGATCGGCAAGGATGCCGGCAGCGATTTCATGCGCGATATCGAGGCGCCGTTCTTCGCCTATTGGCTGCATGGCAAGGGCACCCAGCCCAAATTCGAAGCCAAGATGTTGCAGAGCGGATCGTGGGAGTGGAAGAGCTACGCCAAATGGCCGGCGCCCGGCGCGACCGCGACCAACCTGTATCTGCATGGCGACGGCACCTTGTCGTTCACCGCGCCGGCGGCGGGCGAGGCATGCCGCGAATATGTCTCCGATCCCGCCAATCCGGTGCCGTTCCGCGAGCGCCCGATCTCGCGCACCTATCCGTCGCAGGAATGGCGCTGGTGGGAGAGCGCCGACCAGCGCTTCGTCGATCACCGCCCCGATGTGCTCAGCTACACCAGCGCGCCGCTCGATGCCGACCTGACCGTCACCGGCGATATCGTCGCCAGGCTGATGGCATCGACCTCGGGCACCGACAGCGATTTCGTGGTCAAGCTGATCGACGTGCTGCCCGACGATATGGAAGCCAAGGGTTCGGGCGGGCCGCTCGGCGAGTATCCCAAGACGCTCAACGGCTATCAATTCCCGATCGCGATGGAGGTCCGCCGCGGCCGCTATCTAGCCGATCCGGGCAAGGCGACGCCGCTGGTGCCCGATCAGGTGATCGCCTGGGATGTGCCGCTGCGCGACCATGACCATGTCTTCAAAAAGGGTCACCGGATCATGGTCCAGATCCAGTCGAGCTGGTTCCCGGTGATCGACCGCAATCCGCAGAAGTTCGTGCCGAACATCTACAAGGCGAACGAGGCGGATTTCGTGAAGGCGAACCAGCGGGTGTGCAGCGGATCGATGATCACGCTGCCGGTGATGAAATAGCCGTCAGCCCGAATTGCGGAGCGCCGTCGCGATGGCGTTGATCGAGAGCAGGATGCCCTCGCCGATGCGGGGGTCGTCCTCGCCGGCGCGGTGGCGCTTCATCAGCTCGATCTGGAGCAGGTTGAGCGGCTCGATATAGGGCAGGCGCAGGCGGATCGAGGTCTCCAGCGCCGGGTGCCGCTCCAGCAGCCGCGTCTGACGGGTGACCTGGAGCAGGCCGTCATGCGTCGCCTGCCAGCCCTGCTTGATGCGGCCGAAGATGCTGTCGCGCAGCGCTGCGTCCTCGACGAGCGCGGCATAGTGCCCGGCGATCTCCATGTCGGACTTGGCGAGCACCTGTTCCATATTGGCCAGTGTCGAGGCGAAGAGCGGCCAGGCGCCGGCCATTTCGCGCAGCAGCCCCTTGTCCTCAAACGCTTCGAACGCGGCGCCGACGCCGTACCAGCCCGGCAGCATGATCCGCGCCTGCGCCCAGCTGAACACCCAGGGGATCGCGCGCAGATCCTCGATCGCGTCGGATTTCTTGCGGCTGGCCGGGCGCGAGCCGATCTTGAGGCCGGCGATCTCGGCGATCGGTGTCGCCTGGCGGAAGAACTGGCGGAAACCCTCCGTCTCGTAGACGAGGCCGCGATAGGCCTTGAATGCCGAGTCCGAGAGCCGGTCCATCGCCGCGGCGAAGCGTGTGGCATCGGCCTTGCCAAGTTTCTCGGGCTCGAGGCTGGCGAGCAGGGTGGCCGATGTCATCGCCTCGAGATTGGTCATCGCGCTCTCGCGGGTGCCGTACTTGGCGGCGATGACTTCGCCCTGCTCGGTGATGCGGATGCGGCCCTGCACGGTGCCCTTGGGCTGAGCGAGTATCGCCGCGAACGAAGAGCCGCCGCCGCGTCCGACCGCACCGCCGCGGCCATGGAAGAGCTGCATGCCGAGATGCGCCTTTTCGAACACCGGCCTGAGCGCGGTCGATCCGCGCGACAATTGCCAGGTCGAGGTCAGATAGCCGCCATCCTTGTTCGAATCCGAATAGCCGATCATCACTTCCTGATGCCCGCGCGCGGCGGCGATGTGCGCGACCTCGGGAATGGCGAGCCACGCCTCCATGATCGCGGGCGCGCCCTCCAGGTCGGCGATGGTCTCGAACAGGGGGATCGCCATCACGTCGGCGCGGGGTTCGTCGCCGGGAATATAGAGCCCGGCTTCCTTGAGCAGCAGATGGACTTCGAGCAGGTCGGACACCGACTGCGCCATCGAGACGATGTAATGGGCGATGCAGGCGCGGCCATATTTCCGGTGGCTCGCCGCCGCCTCGCGGACGACCGCCAGCTCGGTCGCGGTCTCCTCCGAATAATCGGCATAGGGGCTGGTCAGCAGCCGCGGACTTTCGAGCTCCTTGCGCAGCAGCGCGACGCGAACCTCCTCATCAAGCACGAGATAGTCCTCGCAGACACCCCCCGCCTTGAGCAGTTCGCCGACGACGCGCTCATGAACGGCGCTGTTCTGGCGCATGTCGAGGGTGGCGAGGTGGAAGCCGAAGGTCTCGACCGCGCGGATCAGCCGCCCGAGCGCGCCGCCGGTCGCGAGCGGACCCTCGCCCTCGCCGGCCAAAGCGTGCGCGACCACGACCAGATCCTCGCGAAGCTCGGACGGCGTTGCATAAGGTGCCCCCGTCAGCGGCGCGGGGCGCGGAGCGGGCTTGCCGGTCAGTGTTTCGTGCGTTGCCGAAAGCCGCGCGTAGATGCCCGAAAGCGCGCGGCGATAGGGTTCGTCGGCGCGGCTGCGGGCATCGTCGCCACTGGCATCGGCAAGCGCGAGCAGCGCATCGCTGACCATGACATGCTCGGTCGAGATCGACAGTTCGGCGCCGAGGGCATGAACCGCGTCCATATAATAGCCGAGCACGGCCTCGGCCGATTTGGCGAAGGCAAGCCGCATCGATTCGGCGGTGACGAACGGATTGCCGTCACGGTCGCCGCCGATCCACGAGCCGGCGCGCAAAAAGTTCGGCACGCGCTCGCCCAGCGCACGATCCCAGCGCGCATAGAGCGTCGGCATCACCGGCAGGAACACGTCACGCAGATAGGAAAGCGCGATCTCGACTTCATCGGCCACGCCGAGCTTTTCGCGGCGCAGCACGCGGGT is a genomic window of Sphingomonas sp. containing:
- a CDS encoding homoserine dehydrogenase, producing the protein MTAPLRIALAGLGTVGAGVIRLLDTNGELIARRAGRAIEVVAVSARDRSKDRGVDISRFDWVDDPVGLAEHADADVVVELIGGSDGPALTLARKSLAAGKSVVTANKAMIAHHGLELARAAESADLALKFEAAVAGGVPVIKGLREGAAANVIGRVYGILNGTCNFILSKMEAEGRDFADILSEAQRLGYAEADPSFDIDGVDAAHKLSILASLAFGAQPAFGDVAITGVRHVIAADIAEAAALGYRVRLLGVADSGPHGLFQRVHPHLVPISHPLAHVTGSTNAVVAEGNFAGRLLFQGAGAGDGPTASAVVADLIDIARGEFGPPYAMPADALAAQGAADSGERRGRAYLRFTVPDRVGVLAEIAAAMRDAGVSIESLIQRGASEDDSVLLAIVTHEAPERSVAQALEKLRGSQALAGEPMWMHILGD
- the glpX gene encoding class II fructose-bisphosphatase, with amino-acid sequence MQQPASQTLDRVLVLEMVRVTEAAAIAASTLIGRGDEKAADHEAVEAMRDALNKLPLDGTVVIGEGERDEAPMLYIGEKVGAAQGSGPRIDIALDPLEGTTICAKAGPNALAVLAVAEEGGLLNAPDVYMDKIAVGPGYPEGVIDLAKSPTENVKAIAAAKGVQPNEIIACVLDRPRHEKLIAELRGVGCGVMLIGDGDVAGVIATTDPDTTIDVYMGSGGAPEGVLACAALRCVGGQFKGRLLFRNDDERARARKWGIEDLDKIYDLTELARGDCIFAATGVTDGSLLEGVKRLKGKMTTESVVMRASSGTVRWIKGEHRN
- a CDS encoding CPBP family intramembrane glutamic endopeptidase; the protein is MAIALLIASLAALYWFQRNDVRNFQRFREVEDTKTRQRAFLRWAAGACAMFLGVPLIGLATLGRFDALTEFPEEFWSVALEVPAIQTGGVAMGAAIGAVIGGAIAGALIALRRGKAARPPKGMDITPLLPRNRAELLHVVPLAINAGISEEIFFRVYLPLLLVLAGVPGWIAFVASALIFGAMHRYQGVLGVAVTLVLGMVFTALYLASGGLLVPILFHLLINANALLFRPAVQLRFRRPAD
- a CDS encoding CocE/NonD family hydrolase — protein: MRKLGLVALAAIAVPLAPAPAQQAAPVAGAPVEAAFTYQEVMIPMRDGITLQTVILRPRDKTGKLPILLQRTPYGVPGQAPPAGPASWKYLAEDGYIMVFQNMRGQFKSGGDFTMSMALQPKGAKGVDEATDAYDTIDWLVKHVADNNGKVGMWGVSYPGYAAAVALARPHPALKAVSPQAAWNDWWINDDLHRNGAMRLSYATDWLFSLQNNDSGNGFDYGGKTPVDTYDWFLKLGPVANLDRLYFKGSVPRLTEIIEHPDYDDFWKSQRWTDRLGVTTVPTLHVAGFWDQEDPLGTWKIYEKMEEKDPKGLNMIVAGPWAHGTWHTTNDKVGYVPIGKDAGSDFMRDIEAPFFAYWLHGKGTQPKFEAKMLQSGSWEWKSYAKWPAPGATATNLYLHGDGTLSFTAPAAGEACREYVSDPANPVPFRERPISRTYPSQEWRWWESADQRFVDHRPDVLSYTSAPLDADLTVTGDIVARLMASTSGTDSDFVVKLIDVLPDDMEAKGSGGPLGEYPKTLNGYQFPIAMEVRRGRYLADPGKATPLVPDQVIAWDVPLRDHDHVFKKGHRIMVQIQSSWFPVIDRNPQKFVPNIYKANEADFVKANQRVCSGSMITLPVMK
- the ppc gene encoding phosphoenolpyruvate carboxylase; the encoded protein is MASLAIANNSDVRFLGKLLGDVIRAYGGEELFKRIEYIRATSVDRARGVAGAGAIDRGLDRLSLDETLDFTRGFMLFSMLANLAEDRQGVAAEADADMAGALARLEAEGIGHDAVMRLLEHALIVPVLTAHPTEVRRKSMIDHKNRIAELMALKDMDLSETRDGDLIDEAIARQIALLWQTRVLRREKLGVADEVEIALSYLRDVFLPVMPTLYARWDRALGERVPNFLRAGSWIGGDRDGNPFVTAESMRLAFAKSAEAVLGYYMDAVHALGAELSISTEHVMVSDALLALADASGDDARSRADEPYRRALSGIYARLSATHETLTGKPAPRPAPLTGAPYATPSELREDLVVVAHALAGEGEGPLATGGALGRLIRAVETFGFHLATLDMRQNSAVHERVVGELLKAGGVCEDYLVLDEEVRVALLRKELESPRLLTSPYADYSEETATELAVVREAAASHRKYGRACIAHYIVSMAQSVSDLLEVHLLLKEAGLYIPGDEPRADVMAIPLFETIADLEGAPAIMEAWLAIPEVAHIAAARGHQEVMIGYSDSNKDGGYLTSTWQLSRGSTALRPVFEKAHLGMQLFHGRGGAVGRGGGSSFAAILAQPKGTVQGRIRITEQGEVIAAKYGTRESAMTNLEAMTSATLLASLEPEKLGKADATRFAAAMDRLSDSAFKAYRGLVYETEGFRQFFRQATPIAEIAGLKIGSRPASRKKSDAIEDLRAIPWVFSWAQARIMLPGWYGVGAAFEAFEDKGLLREMAGAWPLFASTLANMEQVLAKSDMEIAGHYAALVEDAALRDSIFGRIKQGWQATHDGLLQVTRQTRLLERHPALETSIRLRLPYIEPLNLLQIELMKRHRAGEDDPRIGEGILLSINAIATALRNSG